The proteins below are encoded in one region of Deinococcus fonticola:
- a CDS encoding FtsW/RodA/SpoVE family cell cycle protein yields the protein MKYDLRLPLIVALLLGVGLMTVSTAALSPTATPGIFTKQMLGIALAAVPVFVMWKAGKERIYQAAPWLYGAALFLQASTFVLGKEVNGQRNWLVVGPVQFQPLEILKFALILMLAVALREGYQGLRTYNRAFLIFLPALALVITQDFGGAMVLGAMFAVMMLAARIPPWHALLATLALAVAVPTVLYPHLEPYQQKRLTIFLDPYQDPRGAGYQVIQSTIAVGSGGLQGKGYKQGSQSHNGFLPAAHTDFAYSTWAEEQGFVGALGVLLLYGLLFWTLASMAGSTSRLDDQIIMAGILGQIGFQVLENIGAALGVLPLTGITLPLISSGLSSLVSILSTLGLAYVVFRDRRQELI from the coding sequence TTGAAATACGATCTGCGCCTGCCCCTCATCGTGGCGCTGCTGCTGGGGGTGGGGCTCATGACCGTCAGTACGGCGGCCCTGTCGCCAACGGCCACGCCGGGCATTTTCACGAAGCAGATGCTGGGCATTGCGCTGGCCGCTGTGCCGGTCTTCGTGATGTGGAAGGCCGGAAAGGAACGCATCTACCAGGCGGCGCCGTGGCTGTACGGGGCGGCCCTGTTCCTGCAAGCCAGCACCTTCGTGCTTGGGAAGGAAGTCAACGGGCAACGCAACTGGCTGGTGGTTGGGCCCGTTCAATTCCAGCCGCTGGAAATCCTGAAGTTCGCCCTGATCCTGATGCTGGCGGTGGCGCTGCGCGAGGGGTATCAGGGCCTGCGAACGTATAACCGCGCCTTCCTGATCTTCCTGCCGGCGCTGGCGCTGGTGATCACGCAGGACTTCGGCGGGGCGATGGTGCTGGGCGCCATGTTCGCGGTGATGATGCTGGCCGCCCGCATTCCCCCCTGGCACGCCCTGCTGGCGACCCTGGCGCTGGCCGTCGCCGTCCCGACGGTGCTTTACCCGCACCTGGAACCGTACCAGCAAAAACGCCTGACTATTTTCCTCGACCCGTACCAGGATCCACGCGGGGCCGGCTACCAGGTCATTCAGAGCACCATCGCGGTCGGTTCCGGTGGGCTTCAGGGCAAGGGGTATAAGCAGGGCAGCCAGTCGCACAACGGTTTTCTGCCCGCCGCGCACACCGACTTCGCTTACAGTACCTGGGCCGAGGAACAGGGCTTCGTGGGTGCGCTCGGCGTGCTGCTTCTGTACGGCCTGCTGTTCTGGACGCTGGCCAGCATGGCCGGAAGCACCAGCCGCCTGGACGACCAGATCATCATGGCCGGCATCCTGGGCCAGATCGGTTTTCAGGTGCTGGAAAACATCGGCGCGGCCCTGGGCGTGTTGCCGCTGACCGGCATCACCCTGCCGCTCATCAGCTCGGGCCTGAGCAGCCTGGTCAGCATCCTGAGCACCCTGGGGCTGGCCTACGTGGTGTTCCGCGACCGTCGGCAGGAATTGATCTGA
- the yidC gene encoding membrane protein insertase YidC — protein sequence MKNKLLLPLTAVAGTLLLTGCMPNTPLPTFGKAITPQWIKADFDGKPGDELIATSNLQDVVFNDRGEIIGWYVKSYAGTPYIKNRNGSWGFSALKDQKGIANMVGQAQVAGRHALAVSGGDLDPTKEAQVTAPTTETRLEQNTQTAVFRYTQGGATVTKTVTLHPRNFKIDLKTSVQGGPESVNILFPGLGKNSGPNVQALSGGQVVQLQNQVLKNVEYAAMQEKPSQVAHALIVGPQAGTALDVTLTGGQQASIVAQVPAESNLQVYGGKNELIHLYQSGYAQYMPGLFKPNLFGQISLWIVKFMEFLYKIIGSWGLAIVAMTILVRLAMWPLMQAQGRTSARMQVMQPRIKEIQERYKDKRDMESQRAMQAEMQQLYKDHNFNPAGCLSSFLPFPILIALWSTIRNFEFDKGFLWMPDLAIPDPLYIMALLYVLANIGQLYVMTRKSPEMFKQQIMIYVIFLYFAFTFPAGVIIYSVLSTLIGILQQVIINKQVERETQSLATTVEKVTVTAPVKKKGGKVIDAPKE from the coding sequence ATGAAGAACAAACTCCTGCTTCCCCTGACCGCCGTGGCGGGCACCCTGCTCCTCACGGGCTGCATGCCGAACACCCCACTCCCCACCTTCGGGAAGGCCATCACGCCGCAGTGGATCAAGGCGGACTTCGACGGCAAACCCGGTGATGAACTGATCGCCACCAGCAACCTTCAGGACGTGGTGTTCAACGACCGTGGTGAGATCATCGGCTGGTACGTGAAATCCTACGCGGGCACGCCGTACATCAAGAACAGGAACGGAAGCTGGGGTTTCTCCGCCTTGAAAGACCAGAAAGGCATTGCGAACATGGTCGGTCAGGCGCAGGTGGCCGGACGGCACGCTCTCGCGGTGAGCGGCGGCGACCTCGACCCCACGAAAGAAGCCCAGGTGACGGCCCCGACCACCGAAACCAGGCTGGAGCAGAACACCCAGACGGCGGTCTTCAGATACACGCAGGGCGGCGCGACCGTCACGAAAACCGTGACCCTGCACCCGCGCAACTTCAAGATCGACCTGAAAACCAGCGTGCAGGGCGGCCCGGAGAGCGTGAACATCCTGTTCCCCGGCCTGGGCAAGAACAGCGGGCCCAACGTGCAGGCGCTCTCGGGCGGACAGGTGGTGCAGCTTCAGAACCAGGTGCTGAAAAACGTCGAGTACGCCGCCATGCAGGAGAAACCCAGCCAGGTGGCGCACGCGCTGATCGTGGGGCCACAGGCCGGCACGGCGCTGGACGTAACCCTCACCGGTGGGCAGCAGGCCAGTATCGTGGCGCAGGTGCCTGCCGAGAGCAACTTACAGGTGTACGGCGGCAAGAACGAACTGATTCACCTGTACCAGAGCGGCTACGCCCAGTACATGCCGGGCCTCTTTAAACCGAATCTGTTCGGGCAGATCAGCCTGTGGATCGTGAAGTTCATGGAGTTCCTGTACAAGATCATCGGGAGCTGGGGACTGGCCATCGTGGCCATGACCATCCTGGTGCGCCTCGCCATGTGGCCGCTGATGCAGGCGCAGGGTCGCACCAGCGCCCGGATGCAGGTCATGCAGCCGCGCATCAAGGAAATCCAGGAGCGGTACAAGGACAAGCGCGACATGGAGTCGCAGCGCGCCATGCAGGCGGAAATGCAGCAGCTCTACAAGGATCACAACTTCAACCCGGCGGGCTGCCTGAGTTCTTTCCTGCCCTTCCCCATCCTGATTGCGCTGTGGTCGACCATCCGCAACTTCGAGTTCGACAAGGGCTTCCTGTGGATGCCGGACCTGGCTATTCCCGATCCCCTCTACATCATGGCGCTGCTGTACGTGCTGGCCAACATCGGGCAGTTGTACGTGATGACGCGCAAGTCCCCGGAGATGTTCAAGCAGCAGATCATGATCTACGTGATCTTCCTGTACTTCGCCTTCACCTTCCCCGCTGGCGTCATCATTTACAGCGTCCTGAGCACCCTGATCGGCATTCTTCAGCAGGTGATCATCAACAAGCAGGTGGAACGCGAAACCCAGAGCCTGGCGACCACCGTCGAGAAAGTCACGGTCACGGCCCCCGTCAAGAAAAAAGGCGGCAAGGTGATCGACGCGCCGAAAGAATAA
- the lon gene encoding endopeptidase La → MPTETTPLPSIVPVCPVRGSVIYPSMVQHIDASRAISINAIEAAMSGEKVILIVSQKDKDVDDPKGSDLYDIGTACNVLRVRKNPDGTVQMLVSAVARVKATEYQRGEYLTASIEPLSAGKDKTLEVQALTRELKEKFEAIANNGKIGSEAVQTINGKDDVGEMADHIAFNLDFKLEDKQALLETANITKRLTKLLTLLDAEQEVQAMQQKIRTQVKEEIDKNQREYYLREQMKVIQKELHGGDDEEGDEAEQFRAKIDALNLKPDVKKEIDREVNRLSRMHPDAAEASVIRTYLTWVTELPWNERSEDRLNVEEAAQVLDDDHYGLEKVKDRVLEFLAVRRLRKERAERGEISAEEVNKGPILVFTGPPGVGKTSIAQSIAKSLGRKYVRIALGGARDESDIRGHRRTYIGAMPGRLIQGIRTAGTKNPVILLDEVDKLGSSYQGDPSAALLEVLDPAQNQHFTDHYMGVAFDLSEVMFIATANYPEQIPPALMDRMEVIEFNSYIEQEKLEIAKRYLLPRQLIQNGLKANQISFTDAALEKLISHYTREAGVRNLEREIGTVARKVARRIATGEVKRVKVTDKELERYLGQPRHTPETEGQEDMVGVSTGMFYTPVGGDILFVETSIMPGKGGLVLTGQLGDVMKESARAALTYAKSNAERFHIDKDKLDNSEIHIHVPAGAIPKEGPSAGGAIATSLISALTGIPARHDVAMTGEMTLTGRYLPIGGLKEKVLGARRAGIKHIILPKQNEPDINDIPMHLRSTMRFHPAETLDQVLDVSLVGGLKALEAPRDGSVPTPPTATKRKPARRTGAGARA, encoded by the coding sequence ATGCCCACCGAAACCACCCCACTTCCCAGCATTGTCCCCGTCTGCCCCGTGCGTGGCAGCGTGATTTACCCCAGCATGGTGCAGCACATCGACGCCAGCCGCGCCATCTCCATCAACGCCATCGAAGCCGCCATGAGCGGTGAGAAAGTCATCCTGATCGTGTCCCAGAAGGACAAGGACGTGGATGACCCCAAAGGCAGTGATCTGTACGACATCGGTACCGCCTGTAACGTGCTGCGCGTCCGTAAGAACCCCGACGGCACAGTGCAGATGCTGGTCAGTGCCGTGGCCCGTGTGAAAGCCACCGAGTACCAGCGCGGCGAGTACCTGACCGCCAGCATTGAACCGCTGAGTGCCGGGAAGGACAAAACCCTGGAAGTTCAGGCGCTGACCCGCGAGCTGAAGGAGAAATTCGAGGCCATTGCCAACAACGGCAAGATCGGCAGCGAAGCCGTGCAGACCATCAACGGCAAAGATGACGTCGGTGAAATGGCCGACCACATCGCCTTTAACCTGGATTTCAAACTGGAAGACAAGCAGGCCCTGCTGGAAACCGCCAACATCACCAAGCGCCTGACGAAACTGCTGACCCTGCTGGACGCCGAGCAGGAAGTGCAGGCCATGCAGCAGAAGATCCGCACGCAGGTGAAGGAAGAGATCGACAAGAACCAGCGTGAGTACTACCTGCGTGAGCAGATGAAGGTCATCCAGAAGGAACTGCACGGCGGTGACGACGAGGAAGGCGACGAGGCCGAGCAGTTCCGCGCCAAAATCGACGCGCTGAACCTGAAACCGGACGTGAAGAAGGAAATCGACCGCGAAGTGAATCGCCTCTCGCGCATGCACCCCGACGCTGCCGAGGCCAGCGTGATTCGCACGTACCTGACCTGGGTGACCGAGTTGCCCTGGAACGAGCGCAGCGAAGACCGCCTGAACGTCGAGGAAGCCGCGCAGGTACTGGACGACGACCACTACGGCCTTGAGAAAGTCAAAGACCGCGTGCTGGAATTCCTGGCGGTGCGCCGCCTGCGCAAGGAACGCGCCGAACGGGGCGAAATCAGCGCTGAGGAAGTCAATAAAGGCCCGATTCTGGTGTTCACCGGCCCTCCCGGTGTAGGTAAAACCAGTATCGCGCAGAGCATCGCCAAGTCGCTGGGGCGCAAGTACGTCCGCATTGCGCTGGGCGGCGCTCGCGACGAGAGCGACATTCGCGGCCACCGCCGCACGTACATTGGCGCGATGCCCGGACGCCTCATTCAGGGCATTCGCACCGCTGGCACCAAGAATCCCGTGATCCTGCTGGACGAGGTGGACAAACTGGGCAGCAGTTATCAGGGCGACCCCAGCGCGGCCCTGCTGGAAGTGCTCGACCCGGCGCAGAACCAGCACTTCACCGACCACTACATGGGCGTGGCCTTCGACCTCAGCGAGGTCATGTTCATCGCCACCGCCAACTACCCCGAACAGATCCCCCCGGCCCTGATGGACCGCATGGAAGTGATCGAGTTCAACAGTTACATCGAGCAGGAGAAACTGGAGATCGCCAAACGCTACCTGCTGCCGCGCCAGCTGATTCAGAACGGCCTGAAAGCTAACCAGATCAGCTTCACCGATGCCGCGCTGGAGAAACTGATCAGCCATTACACGCGCGAAGCGGGCGTGCGTAACCTGGAACGCGAGATCGGCACGGTGGCCCGCAAGGTCGCCCGCCGCATCGCCACCGGGGAAGTCAAGCGCGTGAAAGTCACCGACAAGGAACTGGAGCGTTACCTGGGCCAGCCGCGCCACACCCCCGAAACCGAGGGCCAGGAGGACATGGTGGGCGTGTCCACCGGCATGTTCTACACGCCGGTGGGCGGGGACATCCTGTTCGTGGAAACCAGCATCATGCCTGGCAAGGGCGGCCTGGTACTGACCGGACAGCTCGGGGACGTGATGAAGGAAAGCGCCCGCGCCGCCCTGACGTACGCCAAGAGCAACGCCGAACGCTTCCACATCGACAAGGACAAACTGGACAACAGCGAAATCCACATTCACGTTCCCGCCGGAGCGATTCCCAAGGAAGGCCCCAGTGCAGGCGGCGCAATTGCCACCAGCCTGATCAGCGCCCTGACCGGTATTCCCGCTCGCCACGATGTTGCCATGACCGGGGAAATGACCCTGACAGGCCGTTACCTGCCCATCGGGGGCCTGAAGGAGAAGGTGCTGGGTGCCCGCCGCGCCGGAATCAAGCACATCATCCTGCCCAAGCAGAACGAACCGGACATCAACGACATCCCCATGCACCTGCGCAGCACCATGCGCTTCCACCCCGCCGAAACGCTGGATCAGGTGCTGGACGTCTCGCTGGTCGGCGGCCTGAAGGCCCTGGAAGCCCCCCGCGACGGCAGCGTCCCCACCCCCCCCACCGCGACCAAACGCAAACCCGCCCGCCGCACCGGCGCAGGCGCCAGAGCGTAA
- a CDS encoding nuclear transport factor 2 family protein encodes MASPVRLLKETATVDSLLQADEAWNAAYHHRDPERLRPMLADDWVGFFPDGTLAFKQDLLEGMAHNPPTALMFERHASVVFGHTGVTRGTLYAGGERVQSFLRVYTWKGGQWWAVSVQVVP; translated from the coding sequence ATGGCTTCCCCTGTCAGGCTGCTCAAGGAGACTGCCACCGTCGACTCTTTGCTGCAGGCCGACGAAGCCTGGAACGCTGCCTACCACCACCGCGACCCCGAACGGCTGAGGCCCATGCTGGCCGACGATTGGGTGGGCTTCTTCCCCGACGGCACGCTGGCCTTCAAGCAAGACCTGCTGGAAGGCATGGCCCACAACCCGCCCACTGCGCTGATGTTCGAGCGGCACGCTTCTGTGGTGTTCGGCCACACCGGAGTTACACGCGGCACGTTGTATGCCGGCGGCGAGCGGGTGCAGAGTTTTCTGCGCGTGTACACCTGGAAGGGCGGGCAATGGTGGGCCGTGAGCGTGCAGGTCGTGCCGTGA
- the yidD gene encoding membrane protein insertion efficiency factor YidD yields the protein MSEPVSNGLASGGASSGGRAARGLVRIVRAYQHHLSPRKPAPTCRFTPTCSEYAAQAIERFGAMKGGWLATWRIMRCNPLIEGGFDPVPTHFPRHPHNKSEKTTHS from the coding sequence GTGAGCGAACCCGTATCAAATGGGTTAGCATCTGGGGGGGCAAGCTCCGGAGGCAGAGCGGCGCGTGGCCTGGTTCGCATCGTGCGGGCCTACCAGCATCACCTTTCCCCGCGTAAACCCGCGCCCACCTGCCGGTTCACACCCACCTGCTCCGAGTACGCCGCGCAGGCCATCGAGCGCTTCGGGGCCATGAAGGGCGGGTGGCTGGCGACGTGGCGCATCATGCGCTGCAACCCGCTGATCGAGGGTGGGTTCGATCCCGTTCCCACGCACTTCCCTAGACACCCCCACAACAAAAGCGAGAAGACGACGCATTCATGA
- a CDS encoding isoaspartyl peptidase/L-asparaginase family protein yields the protein MTNTAGKPVIAIHGGAGTISKASLTPEADAAARAGLRNALEAGYAVLAGGGTALDAVTAAVVELESHPSFNSGHGAAFNQGGTHELDAAIMDGQTSLAGAVAGAKRIKHPILAARALAQQADPLLLIGEAADTWAQERGLEVVENSFFSTDSRRELLERMLERQRQGTAAQATAQEKHGTVGAVALDAHGHLAAATSTGGYTAKPVGRVGDSPIIGAGTWADDLTCAVSGTGKGELFIRTALAHSIHARMLYAGETLAQAAQAQIDETGRLGGGGAGLCAVDRHGNVALPYDTEGMYRGWMNADGVYVAIHEE from the coding sequence ATGACCAACACAGCAGGAAAGCCCGTGATCGCCATTCACGGTGGGGCGGGAACCATCTCGAAAGCCAGCCTTACACCGGAAGCCGACGCGGCCGCCCGTGCTGGCCTGAGAAACGCTCTGGAGGCCGGGTACGCGGTGCTGGCCGGTGGAGGCACGGCGCTGGACGCGGTCACGGCGGCGGTGGTGGAATTGGAGTCGCATCCCAGTTTCAACTCCGGTCACGGCGCGGCCTTCAACCAGGGCGGGACGCATGAACTGGACGCCGCCATCATGGACGGTCAGACCAGCCTGGCGGGCGCGGTGGCCGGGGCAAAACGCATCAAGCACCCCATTCTGGCGGCCCGCGCACTGGCACAGCAGGCCGATCCGCTGCTCCTGATCGGCGAGGCCGCCGACACCTGGGCACAGGAGCGCGGGCTGGAGGTGGTGGAGAACAGCTTCTTTTCCACCGATTCGCGCCGCGAACTGCTGGAAAGAATGCTGGAACGCCAGCGTCAGGGCACGGCTGCCCAGGCTACCGCGCAGGAGAAGCACGGCACGGTGGGCGCGGTGGCCCTCGACGCGCACGGTCACCTGGCCGCCGCCACCTCCACCGGTGGGTACACCGCCAAACCCGTCGGGCGGGTCGGGGACAGCCCCATCATCGGGGCGGGCACCTGGGCGGACGACCTCACCTGCGCCGTGTCCGGCACGGGCAAAGGCGAACTCTTCATTCGTACGGCGCTGGCACACAGCATTCACGCCCGGATGCTGTACGCCGGAGAAACCCTCGCGCAGGCCGCGCAGGCGCAGATCGACGAGACCGGCCGCCTCGGCGGGGGCGGCGCGGGCCTGTGCGCGGTGGACAGGCACGGGAACGTCGCGCTGCCCTACGACACCGAAGGCATGTACCGGGGCTGGATGAACGCGGATGGCGTGTATGTCGCTATTCACGAGGAATGA
- a CDS encoding SMI1/KNR4 family protein produces the protein MPSLIETASLEDVLARIESWYAAHVPAIQASLRPGVPEEELNDVEARTGLKLPEAYRTLYRWHDGQEFGPGGMFGMTFQSLARVEQVWERWQDLLHGSPDLNTNIPSQSHPPDAIQEAYITRGWLSFLEDGGGSGVGIDLNPGLEGVVGQVINFGRDEQEKYVLADSLDAFLREYLRRLETGRASAVRIEEFDWELWAVGLHEDNGQYVDGYFSLAQKFPGFGASPGLWQR, from the coding sequence ATGCCTTCCCTGATTGAAACAGCCTCTCTTGAAGATGTCCTGGCACGTATCGAGAGTTGGTACGCGGCGCATGTCCCGGCCATCCAGGCTTCCTTGCGCCCTGGCGTGCCTGAAGAGGAATTAAACGATGTGGAAGCGCGAACGGGATTGAAGCTGCCGGAGGCTTACCGGACGTTATACCGCTGGCATGATGGGCAGGAATTCGGGCCAGGCGGCATGTTCGGCATGACATTTCAGTCATTAGCACGAGTGGAGCAGGTTTGGGAACGCTGGCAGGATCTTCTTCACGGTTCGCCGGACTTGAATACGAACATTCCCAGTCAATCTCACCCACCGGACGCCATTCAGGAGGCCTACATAACGCGTGGATGGTTGTCTTTTCTGGAGGATGGCGGGGGGAGCGGCGTCGGTATCGACCTTAATCCTGGCCTGGAGGGTGTAGTAGGCCAGGTCATCAATTTTGGGCGGGATGAGCAGGAAAAGTACGTCCTGGCTGATTCACTCGACGCTTTCCTGCGGGAGTACCTGCGTCGTCTGGAAACGGGGCGGGCCAGCGCCGTGCGAATAGAAGAGTTTGACTGGGAACTCTGGGCCGTTGGCCTACACGAGGATAACGGGCAGTATGTCGATGGTTATTTTTCTCTGGCTCAAAAGTTTCCTGGCTTCGGCGCTTCGCCCGGCCTGTGGCAGCGGTGA
- the rpmH gene encoding 50S ribosomal protein L34 produces MKRTYQPNNRKRAKTHGFRARMKTKAGRNILSRRRARGRQQLTVSDE; encoded by the coding sequence ATGAAGCGTACTTACCAACCCAACAACCGTAAGCGGGCCAAGACTCACGGCTTCCGCGCCCGCATGAAGACCAAGGCCGGCCGCAACATCCTGTCGCGCCGCCGCGCCCGTGGTCGTCAGCAGCTGACCGTCAGCGACGAGTAA
- the rnpA gene encoding ribonuclease P protein component — protein sequence MKGEKEFRKVRSHGVAVRDALFTLRVAEYRPRYGETWHPRAIVGIVVSKKTLKHAVKRNRARRRVREALRTLPGGLPPCRAILMPNPAVLTVPFQELQAALARALAKAPGRVKGGKSRGPKSGGAAKSGNPAEGRRVTASMNSTAPKEEM from the coding sequence TTGAAGGGCGAAAAGGAATTCCGGAAAGTGCGCAGCCACGGAGTGGCCGTGCGAGATGCGCTGTTTACCCTGCGTGTGGCCGAGTACCGCCCGCGCTACGGGGAAACGTGGCACCCCCGGGCCATCGTGGGCATCGTGGTCAGCAAGAAGACACTGAAGCACGCGGTGAAACGCAACCGGGCGCGGCGGCGCGTGCGCGAGGCGCTGCGAACCTTGCCGGGCGGGCTGCCCCCCTGCCGGGCCATTCTGATGCCCAATCCGGCGGTGCTCACAGTGCCTTTTCAGGAGCTCCAGGCCGCGCTCGCCAGGGCACTGGCCAAAGCGCCGGGGCGCGTGAAAGGCGGCAAGTCCCGTGGGCCAAAGTCAGGCGGGGCTGCCAAATCAGGGAACCCGGCGGAGGGCCGCCGCGTAACAGCGTCCATGAACTCCACAGCACCGAAGGAGGAAATGTGA
- a CDS encoding SDR family NAD(P)-dependent oxidoreductase → MTPSLNGKIALVTGASRGLGRAVALELALAGAFVICTARSVRGQSTQAQLPDTTIDDTLDALQAAGGQGKAVRCDHSDPSQVEALMLSIREKHGRLDILVNNAWGGHDVVRNPTQPSEVWDEPLEQLRGMLLGGAYSDYVTSLLALKHLMGHAHSGIILNTTWHTDEPPAWLPYEVSKAAKNRLVYALGHHLQAKDIPVIGVAPGWMRTELMLTHHTPEELAGQTETPHYAARGLVALAADPQARRFSGKVMDVGELADLYGFTDLDGSQPQWFRAHQASRRGDS, encoded by the coding sequence ATGACGCCCTCGCTGAACGGCAAAATCGCCCTGGTGACCGGGGCTTCGCGGGGACTGGGGCGCGCAGTGGCACTGGAGCTGGCGCTGGCGGGCGCGTTCGTGATCTGCACGGCCCGCAGTGTTCGGGGCCAGAGTACGCAGGCGCAACTGCCGGACACCACCATCGACGACACGCTGGACGCCCTTCAGGCCGCCGGCGGACAGGGCAAGGCCGTCCGCTGCGACCACAGCGACCCGTCGCAGGTGGAAGCCCTCATGCTGAGCATCAGGGAAAAGCACGGGCGCCTGGACATCCTGGTCAATAACGCCTGGGGTGGGCACGACGTCGTGAGGAACCCCACGCAGCCATCCGAAGTCTGGGACGAACCGCTGGAACAACTCAGAGGCATGCTGCTGGGGGGCGCCTACAGCGATTACGTCACCTCGCTGCTGGCCCTGAAGCACCTGATGGGTCACGCCCATTCGGGCATCATCCTCAACACCACCTGGCACACCGACGAGCCGCCGGCCTGGTTGCCCTACGAGGTGAGCAAAGCGGCCAAGAACCGCCTGGTGTACGCGCTGGGGCATCATCTGCAGGCAAAGGACATTCCCGTGATCGGTGTCGCGCCCGGCTGGATGCGCACGGAACTGATGCTGACGCACCACACACCCGAGGAACTGGCCGGCCAGACGGAAACGCCGCACTACGCCGCACGGGGCCTCGTGGCGCTCGCCGCCGACCCGCAGGCCCGGCGCTTCAGCGGCAAAGTCATGGACGTGGGCGAACTGGCCGACCTTTACGGCTTCACCGATCTGGACGGTTCTCAACCCCAGTGGTTCAGGGCGCATCAGGCCAGCCGGCGCGGCGACTCGTAA
- the mqnE gene encoding aminofutalosine synthase MqnE — protein sequence MKFLRDPGLAPIVEKVEAGQRLTFEEGMQLFETRDLNALMRLANLRKEKLHGDKVFFVHSMRLEFTNICYVGCTFCAFAAHKNEERAWDYDPDEVVRQVGRRYLPGITELHMSSGHHPNHKWEYYPAMVQKLREAYPDLQVKAFTAAEIEHLSKISKKPTLEVLRELQAAGLAAMPGGGAEIFADRVRKQVAKNKVKAEKWLQIHREAHSLGMRTNATMLYGHIETLEERLDHMHRLRTLQDETNGFHAFIPLAFQPLGNTLAQNLGKTDFTTGLDDLRNLAVARIYLDNFPHIKGYWVMIGSELTQVSLDWGVSDIDGTIQEEHIAHAAGATSPMKLSEQGMIRMIQHAGRTPVLRDAYYNELQVFAREGTQAAD from the coding sequence ATGAAGTTTCTTCGTGACCCTGGGCTGGCTCCGATTGTGGAGAAGGTGGAGGCCGGGCAGCGCCTGACTTTCGAGGAAGGAATGCAACTGTTCGAGACGCGTGACCTGAACGCGCTGATGCGCCTGGCCAACCTGCGGAAAGAGAAGTTGCATGGTGACAAGGTGTTTTTTGTTCACTCGATGCGGCTGGAATTCACCAACATCTGTTACGTGGGTTGCACCTTCTGCGCTTTTGCTGCGCACAAGAACGAGGAGCGGGCCTGGGACTACGACCCGGACGAGGTGGTGCGCCAGGTGGGGCGGCGTTACCTGCCGGGCATTACCGAATTGCACATGAGCAGCGGTCACCACCCCAACCACAAGTGGGAGTACTACCCCGCGATGGTGCAGAAGCTGCGCGAAGCCTACCCGGATTTGCAGGTGAAGGCCTTCACGGCGGCGGAGATCGAGCACCTGAGCAAGATCAGTAAGAAACCCACCCTGGAAGTGCTGCGCGAGTTGCAGGCGGCGGGACTGGCCGCCATGCCGGGAGGTGGGGCCGAGATTTTTGCCGACCGGGTGCGCAAGCAGGTGGCGAAAAACAAGGTGAAAGCCGAGAAGTGGCTCCAGATTCACCGCGAGGCGCACAGCCTGGGGATGCGTACCAACGCCACCATGCTGTACGGCCACATCGAGACGCTGGAGGAACGCCTGGATCACATGCATCGCCTGCGCACCCTTCAGGACGAGACGAACGGCTTTCACGCCTTCATTCCGCTGGCCTTCCAGCCGCTCGGGAATACCCTGGCGCAGAACCTGGGAAAAACCGACTTCACCACCGGCCTGGACGACCTGCGGAACCTCGCCGTGGCCCGCATTTACCTGGATAACTTCCCGCACATCAAGGGGTACTGGGTCATGATCGGCAGTGAATTGACGCAGGTTTCCCTCGACTGGGGCGTGTCCGACATCGACGGCACCATTCAGGAGGAACACATCGCACACGCCGCCGGGGCCACCAGCCCCATGAAACTGTCCGAGCAGGGCATGATCCGCATGATCCAGCACGCCGGGCGCACGCCGGTGTTGCGAGACGCTTACTACAATGAATTGCAGGTCTTTGCGCGTGAAGGAACGCAGGCTGCCGATTAA